In Ptychodera flava strain L36383 chromosome 17, AS_Pfla_20210202, whole genome shotgun sequence, one genomic interval encodes:
- the LOC139116541 gene encoding complement C1q subcomponent subunit B-like, translating to MTLRRNLKFILLRCSIIATLYQLSTCSAFVPESEDTQTGTLQPEGQDTETIQSPRQQCSNSLHGVPGIPGIPGNAGPAGPPGLKGQDGLAGLKGDKGDQGQKGDGQIGQKGVQGKQGPQGDKGHHGEKGMTGESGPRGPKGKRGLPGLDGLKGERCEPGEIQQAHCNTPRSRVAFSVAELSFISHITQSSRAVRYNKVHTNIGDGYSKSTGKFTCSIPGVYFFTISGVGENPHSEFYICLMKNDEQLPCAHAGNFQTEQGGSASNSVIVTLQRGDAVWVKLHEGFALYGSSTQLSTFTGYLLYENSPED from the exons ATGACCTTGAGGAGGAATCTGAAGTTCATCCTGCTACGATGTAGCATCATTGCTACTTTGTATCAACTTTCAACGTGTTCAGCGTTTGTGCCAGAGAGTGAAGACACTCAGACTGGGACACTGCAGCCAGAAGGCCAAGACACTGAGACAATCCAATCTCCAAGACAACAATGCAGCAACTCTCTCCATGGAGTCCCAGGCATTCCGG GAATTCCTGGCAATGCTGGACCTGCCGGTCCTCCTGGCTTGAAGGGTCAAGACGGTCTGGCCGGTCTGAAAGGGGACAAAGGTGACCAAGGACAGAAGGGTGATGGTCAGATTGGTCAGAAGGGTGTTCAGGGAAAACAAGGTCCGCAGGGGGATAAAGGTCATCATGGAGAGAAGGGAATGACCGGTGAGAGTGGCCCAAGGGGACCTAAAGGGAAGCGAGGGCTTCCAGGCCTGGACGGTTTGAAAGGAGAGAGATGTGAACCTGGAGAAATACAACAGGCACACTGTAATACCCCAAGGTCCAGAGTAGCATTTTCAGTTGCAGAATTATCATTCATATCCCATATAACACAAAGCAGCAGGGCTGTCAGATACAACAAAGTTCACACCAACATAGGCGATGGTTACAGTAAATCCACAGGTAAATTCACATGCTCTATTCCAGGtgtttatttcttcacaatttctgGCGTAGGGGAGAACCCACATAGTGAATTTTATATTTGcttgatgaaaaatgatgagCAACTGCCCTGTGCCCATGCTGGTAACTTCCAAACAGAACAAGGTGGTTCTGCTTCTAACAGCGTCATTGTAACCTTGCAGCGAGGAGATGCAGTGTGGGTGAAACTTCACGAGGGCTTTGCTTTGTACGGCAGCAGCACTCAGTTATCAACTTTTACAGGGTATCTGTTGTATGAAAACTCCCCAGAAGACTAA